From one Lolium rigidum isolate FL_2022 chromosome 4, APGP_CSIRO_Lrig_0.1, whole genome shotgun sequence genomic stretch:
- the LOC124647079 gene encoding E3 ubiquitin-protein ligase UPL4-like, giving the protein MADVLAYLPYVVPALADKDHGADGHLAALETLCVALPYAYPDLLIDVDKVGCFVTRLPALVSAAGADQGNMAVLAAQAIAGVVEQLPEWAESFEKNGAVQALRDRMLAVDNMELAEKCLLALKLICEECPHQCLRHGVAAAVLQFFDFFPTNEQKVALKIVAEIVEECDEADVPKAMEAAPALCNLLQSSDNTIQKSALSCLCMIASNAHGKAEHMDMLCELKVVDTAMRMLEKDGWKTIGDENLTGILGLLKNISSASAKAVKSLFDLGVCDLLKQMITYYSSSQSNSDKLQMLVELINQLMRPLETSDALKNAIVEQNPYLDQLSSIVTLLIQVAKCGALSSVCYTCIVLIGNIVEVSTPAFLIELQKTANLSSFLMCLLARKKRHVVFETLKISKSLLKKQHQFFFESFDKEGVKHAIDAIQAQEKDRNSNHKLKMKNKMQEHCVCFNLDSDASSTDRCKIENNAILNLAEEIKKSFSVVKASNKSPYRLGCFTTFVKGYFAKLNGHTMTTPTQNLDRCRELSEVSRRLLSDKLPSTSTFVFAKSGSAKDLSDYLCNVAYLKPNLNNRQYLLERAKEVQCRLQKFAHLALEMSNESSVKPLEILVEKLLDSLHMSYDSFPVILSHHKQSTRESTMIPLRHSGIEDSESLHIKFVKARREKELQGYGGVLPIPISSKPDAIEADLWPNICSPRNRQGSSRLMFSYKGIQLKSSATIFESLVHLMNEGKSDITLDQSFWKEVHRISYKRNKSKKISTLSSSDARLSAVHEKLEQSLLKDPFFSAMFLGKLPGDVDESDPSYNLLFTLKILEGLNRFSYQLSMDEKIRLFAESCLRDLDDIKVTISPIPQHQFTSILLTSKLELQMQESLFEVGLVPSWCVYLVETCPFLFSFNARWKYFCLTLHRSFMGDDTSDPDSPNEEDEASDASNEAANKTKKYKVTRGNILESAISMMAKHGSSTKTIEVAFEGEAGTGRGPTIEFYSTVSHELQRFGLGMWRGDNARKAEGETGFVHSSFGLFPQPWSSEVTSSRGIEFSDVVQKFKLLGHIVARAVLDGRILDISLSKAFYKIILGQELDIYDIPSFDPELGKTVVEFQALVKRKKFLESSSETTSNPSADLSYKNVRLEDLCLDFTLPGNPEYELVPGGSDKMVTLDSLEEYVYLIVDATLKSGIAKQIEAFKSAFNEVFVLKTLRMFNEEEMERILCGEHDAWASSKLADHIEFDHGYDAHSPPVVNFLEILREFGREEQRAFIQFSTGAPTLPLGGLASLNPKLTVVRKQCDGCVDGELPSVNTCRHFIKLPPYSSKEIMREKLKYALAEGLGSFHLS; this is encoded by the exons ATGGCGGACGTGCTGGCGTACCTGCCGTACGTGGTGCCGGCGCTGGCGGACAAGGACCATGGCGCCGACGGGCACCTGGCGGCGCTGGAAACGCTCTGCGTCGCGCTGCCCTACGCCTACCCGGACCTTCTCATCGACGTCGATAAGGTCGGCTGCTTCGTGACGCGCCTCCCGGCCCTCgtctccgccgccggcgccgaccaGGGCAACATGGCCGTCCTGGCCGCGCAGGCCATCGCCGGGGTCGTCGAGCAGCTGCCGGAGTGGGCGGAGAGCTTCGAGAAGAACGGCGCCGTTCAGGCGCTCCGGGACCGCATGCTCGCCGTCGACAACATGGAGCTCGCCGAGAAG TGCCTGTTAGCTCTGAAGCTAATATGCGAGGAATGCCCGCACCAGTGCCTCCGCCACGGCGTCGCCGCGGCCGTGCTGCAGTTCTTCGACTTCTTCCCCACCAATGAGCAG AAAGTGGCGCTCAAGATCGTCGCCGAAATCGTCGAAGAATGCGACGAGGCGGACGTGCCCAAGGCTATGGAGGCCGCTCCAGCGCTCTGCAACCTCCTGCAGTCATCTGACAATACG ATACAAAAGTCGGCCCTTTCTTGCCTGTGTATGATCGCCTCCAATGCTCACGGCAAGGCAGAACACATGGATATGCTTTGCGAGTTGAAGGTGGTCGACACGGCCATGAGGATGCTGGAGAAGGATGGGTGGAAGACCATCGGTGATGAGAATTTAACT GGCATCCTTGGGCTGCTAAAAAATATTTCTTCAGCCTCAGCAAAGGCTGTGAAGTCCCTTTTCGACTTGGGAGTTTGCGATTTGCTCAAGCAGATGATAACTTATTACAGCTCCTCGCAGAGTAACAGTGACAAG TTGCAGATGCTTGTGGAGCTCATCAATCAGCTTATGCGGCCTCTTGAGACATCCGACGCTCTAAAGAATGCCATCGTAGAACAAAATCCATACCTTGACCAGCTTTCTAGCATTGTGACACTTCTAATACAG GTTGCAAAATGTGGTGCACTATCATCAGTTTGCTACACATGCATTGTCCTCATCGGCAACATTGTTGAAGTAAGCACACCTGCTTTCCTGATTGAGTTACAGAAGACTGCAAATCTCTCGAG CTTTCTTATGTGCTTGTTGGCTCGGAAGAAGCGCCATGTCGTGTTCGAAACGCTCAAAATTTCAAAGAGCCTCCTGAAAAAACAGCATCAGTTTTTCTTTGAGAGCTTTGACAAGGAGGGTGTGAAGCATGCGATTGATGCCATACAAGCACAAGAAAAAGATAGAAACtccaatcacaagttgaaaatgaaAAACAAGATGCAAGAACATTGTGTTTGCTTCAATTTAGACTCAGATGCATCTTCGACAGATAGGTGCAAGATTGAGAATAATGCTATCCTGAATCTAGCAGAAGAGATAAAGAAAAGCTTCTCTGTGGTGAAAGCAAGTAACAAATCTCCATACAGGTTGGGATGCTTTACTACATTCGTCAAAGGATATTTTGCTAAGTTGAATGGCCATACAATGACAACCCCCACACAGAATTTGGATCGATGCAGAGAGTTGTCTGAAGTTTCGAGGAGATTATTATCGGATAAACTTCCAAGTACCTCTACTTTTGTGTTTGCGAAGAGCGGATCAGCCAAAGATTTATCAGATTATCTCTGCAATGTGGCATACTTGAAACCAAATCTCAATAATCGCCAGTACTTATTAGAGCGGGCTAAGGAGGTGCAATGTCGACTGCAGAAATTTGCTCATTTGGCTCTCGAGATGTCCAATGAAAGCTCTGTGAAGCCCCTTGAGATTTTGGTGGAGAAGCTCCTAGACTCTCTGCACATGTCTTATGACAGTTTTCCTGTCATATTATCTCATCATAAACAGTCTACTCGTGAGAGCACGATGATTCCTCTGAGGCATTCAGGAATCGAGGATTCAGAATCACTGCATATAAAATTTGTGAAGGCACGCAGAGAGAAAGAGTTGCAAGGTTATGGCGGTGTTCTCCCTATTCCTATTTCTTCAAAGCCAGATGCAATTGAAGCAGACCTTTGGCCTAATATTTGCTCTCCACGGAATCGGCAGGGATCCTCAAGATTGATGTTCTCTTACAAAGGCATACAACTCAAGTCATCTGCAACGATTTTTGAGTCACTTGTCCATTTAATGAACGAGGGAAAATCTGATATAACGCTTGACCAATCTTTCTGGAAAGAAGTACACAGAATATCGTATAAGAGAAACAAAAGCAAGAAAATCTCTACTTTGAGCTCCTCTGATGCTCGGTTATCTGCTGTGCATGAAAAGCTTGAACAATCACTGCTGAAGGACCCATTTTTCAGTGCCATGTTCCTTGGGAAGCTTCCTGGTGATGTGGATGAATCTGATCCATCCTACAACTTGTTGTTCACGCTGAAAATTCTTGAAGGGCTTAACCGTTTTTCATACCAACTGTCAATGGATGAGAAGATACGCTTATTTGCAGAAAGCTGCCTACGAGATTTGGATGATATTAAGGTGACAATCTCTCCAATCCCACAGCATCAGTTCACAAGTATCCTTCTGACCAGTAAGCTGGAGCTGCAAATGCAAGAGAGCTTGTTTGAGGTTGGGCTGGTACCCTCATGGTGTGTCTATCTGGTGGAAACTTGCCCCTTCTTATTCTCCTTCAATGCACGGTGGAAGTACTTCTGCCTGACTCTGCATCGCTCATTCATGGGAGATGACACAAGTGATCCAGATTCACCAAACGAGGAAGATGAGGCAAGTGATGCTTCAAACGAGGCTGCTAATAAAACCAAGAAGTACAAAGTAACACGAGGTAACATTCTTGAAAGTGCTATATCAATGATGGCCAAACATGGGTCAAGCACCAAAACCATTGAGGTGGCATTTGAAGGAGAGGCTGGGACTGGGCGAGGCCCAACCATCGAATTTTACTCTACAGTTAGCCATGAGCTTCAGAGGTTTGGGCTTGGGATGTGGAGAGGTGATAATGCTAGAAAAGCAGAAGGAGAAACTGGATTCGTTCATTCTAGTTTTGGGCTCTTTCCACAGCCATGGTCCTCAGAGGTCACTTCATCAAGAGGGATCGAATTCTCTGACGTGGTACAGAAATTCAAGCTTCTTGGACATATTGTAGCGAGAGCGGTTCTCGATGGAAGGATCTTGGACATCTCGCTCTCAAAAGCATTCTACAAGATCATTCTTGGACAG GAGCTTGATATCTACGACATCCCATCATTTGATCCTGAGCTGGGCAAGACTGTAGTAGAGTTTCAAGCCCTGGTTAAAAGGAAGAAGTTCTTGGAGTCATCTTCAGAAACGACATCCAATCCCTCTGCAGATTTGTCATATAAAAATGTGAGATTGGAAGATCTGTGCCTTGATTTTACTCTTCCTGGAAACCCAGAATATGAGCTTGTTCCTGGAGGCTCAGACAAGATGGTCACACTTGACAGTTTGGAGGAGTATGTATATTTGATAGTTGATGCAACCTTGAAGAGTGGGATTGCCAAACAGATAGAAGCTTTCAAGTCTGCATTTAACGAG GTTTTTGTTCTTAAGACCCTTAGAATGTTCAACGAGGAGGAGATGGAGCGCATACTTTGTGGTGAACATGATGCTTGGGCT TCAAGCAAACTTGCAGATCACATCGAGTTTGATCATGGCTATGATGCGCACAGTCCACCAGTTGTTAAC TTCCTGGAGATCCTAAGGGAGTTCGGAAGAGAAGAGCAGCGGGCGTTCATCCAATTCTCGACTGGTGCTCCTACGCTCCCACTTGGCGGCCTAGCTTCACTCAATCCAAAGCTCACCGTTGTGCGAAAG CAATGTGATGGCTGCGTTGATGgtgaattgccaagtgtcaatacCTGCAGGCACTTCATCAAGCTTCCTCCTTACTCCTCCAAG GAGATAATGAGAGAGAAGCTCAAATACGCTCTGGCCGAGGGTCTAGGCTCCTTCCATTTATCATGA